The DNA region CCGTCTACAACGAAGCCGTCAAGTTCGTCGCGGCGGTGCGCGCCGATCCGCAGCATCCGGCGCGCATCGCCGTGGACGGGTACCTCAATCGACTGGCCGAGAACCTGCAGAGCGATCCGGCCACGATGGCGCGGCTCGAGGAGAGCAAGGCCACGCTGTTCGACAGCCCGCGCGTGCGCGAGCTGGCCTCCGAAGCGTGGAACACCGCCAAGGCCGGCCTGCTCGCATCGCTGGCCGACCCGGACAGCGGCCTGCGCCGCCGCGCCGCGCAGGCGCTCAGCGAGATCGGCGAACGTCTGTCCACGGATGCCGCGCTCCAGGCCCGTGTGGACGGATGGGTCACCGAGGCCGCGGTGTTCCTCGTCGATCGCTACCGGCACGACATCGCATCGATCATCACCGACACGGTCGACCGCTGGGACCCCGCCGAGACGACGGAGAAGATCGAGCTGATGGTGGGCCGCGACCTGCAGTACATCCGGCTGAACGGCACCGTGGTCGGCGCGCTGGCGGGTGTGGTGATCTTCACCGTCGCGCACGCGCTGCTGGGTTGAGAACGCTCGGCGACATGTTGCGAAACGTCAACGGCTGACGCCGACCCGAGCGCTACCCTGGGTGCGTGGTCGAGCGCCCCCAACAGCTGCTGTTCAGCTACGGCACCCTGCAGAGCCCTGTCGTGCAGTTGGACACGTTCGGACGGCTGCTGACCGGCGAGGATGACGTCCTGCCGGGCTTCACGGTGGACTACGCCGACATCGAGGACCCGCGCACCGTGGACCGATCCGGCGCATCGGTGCACCCCATCGTCCGCGCGACCGGCAACGAGCTGGACAAGGTGATCGGCAAGGTTCTGCGGGTCAGTCAGGACGAACTGGACGCCGCGGACGAATACCAGGTCGAGCTGTACCGCAGGGTCGAGGTCCGGCTGGCCAGCGGTCGGCCGGCCTGGGTCTACGTCACGATCTGACCAGGTCACCGTCTGACGACGTCACGGTCTGACCACGACCGGCTGACCAGGGCGCGGGCTGACTCGGGCGCGCCGCCGCGGACCGCACTGCGACGTCACGGGGTACCGTCGGAGGGGTGACACTCTCCTCCGAGGATCTCTGGCCGCGCGCCGGCGACTGGCTCGCGCCGGATTCGTTCGACGGTCCCCTCGACGCGGTGCTCATGGGCGTTCCGACCTGGCGGACGTCGCTCTCGCCGACCGGCGCACATCAGACGCCCGCCGCGGTGCGGGCGGCGCTGCGCCGGTACAGCGCGGCGCTGATGGCCGGGCCGGTCGACCTGGGGACGCTGCGCGTCGCGGACGCCGGCGACATCGCCGAGCCGGACGGTCCCGAGGGCGAGGCCGCCGTCCGCGCCCTGGCCGCAGATGCGCGCGACCGCGGCGGCCTGGTGGTCGCGCTGGGCGGCGACAACAGCGCGACCTACCCCGTGGCGCAGGGAACCGGTGCGACCGGACTGATCACCCTGGACGCGCATTTCGACCTGCGCGACGGCGTCTCCAACGGCTCCCCCGTCCGACGGCTGATCCAGGACGGGCTGGACCCGCGCCGCGTGGCGCAGATCGGCATCGCCGACTTCGCCAACTCGGCCGCGTACGCCCGGCGTGCCGCGGACTACGGAATCACGGTCATCGCCCTGGACGACGTGCGACGCCGAGGCGTCGCGGACGTCATGGCCGAAGCGCTCGAGGTGGCCGGGGCCGGAGGCGGCGGCATCCACCTGGACATCGACGTGGATGTCTGCGATCGCTCGGTCGCCCCCGGCTGTCCCGCCAGCCTGCCGGGAGGCCTTGCCGCGTGGGAGCTGCGCGCGCTGGCGCGGGCGGCGGCGACCGATCCGCGGGTGGTCTCCGCGGACATCGTCGAGGTCGACGCGACGGCCGACACGCCGGATGAACGCACCGTGCGGCTGGCGGCGCTGTGCGTCCTGGAGCTGCTCGCCGGAGTGGGGGTGCGCGCATGATCCGCCTTGTGCTGGTGCGACACGCGAAATCCGACTGGGGCGACCCGGATCTGGACGACCATGATCGCCCGCTGAACGACCGGGGCATGCGGGACGCGCCGCGCATGGCGCGCGCGCTGGCCGAGACCGGCTTCCGGCCGGAGCTCATCCTCTCCAGCACCGCGCTGCGCGCCCGCACCACCGCCGAGGCGTTCGGCGCGGCCTTCGATGTCGCGGTGAACCTGGACCCGGAGCTGTACGGCGCACCCGCTCGGACGCTGTTCGAGAAGGCCGCCGGCAGCGGTGCGCGGCAGGTCATCGTGGTCGCCCACGACCCCGGGATGAGCGCGCTGGCCGCGAGCCTGTCGGATGACGGCATCGAGCACATGCCGACCTGCGCGGTCGCGACCTTCCGGTGGGACGCTCCGGATTGGGACCACGTCGCGCCGCAAGAGCCCGTCGACTGGACCTTCGATACGCCGCGCTGAGCACGCCGCGCTGCGACGGTCGCAGTCAGGCCGCGGTGCCGCCGCGCCACACGGTTCGGATCAGCGGCACACCCGGCCGGTAGGCGAGGTGCGTCCGCGTCGGCGCGTCCAACAGGACCAGATCCGCCCGCGCGCCGGGTGCGAGGACGCCGACGTCGTCGCGCCGCAGCGCACGCGCGCCCCCCGCGGTGGCCGCCCACACCGCCTCCGCGGTGGTCATGCCCATTTCGCGCACGGCGAGCGCGATCATCAGCGGCATGGAGCTGGTGAAGCTCGATCCGGGGTTGCAGTCGCTGGCAAGGGCGACGGTGACCCCGGCGTCGAGCAGGCGCCGCGCGTCGGGGTAAGGCTGCCGGGTCGAGAACTCCACGCCGGGCAGTAGGGTGGCGACCGTTCCGCTCGCCGCGAGGGCCGCGACATCGTCATCGTCGAGGAAGGTGCAGTGATCGACGGATGCCGCGCCCAGGGCGACCGCGAGCTGCACCCCCTCGCCCGATCCGAGCTGATTGGCGTGCACGCGGGGCTGCAACCCGCGCGCGATACCCGCCGCGAGGATCCGTCGGCTCTCGGCGGGGCTGAACGCCCCGCGCTCGCAGAACACGTCGATCCAGCGACTGTGCGCGGCACACGCCTGCAGCATCTCGCCGCACACCAGCTCGACGTATTCGTCGCGGCGGTCGGCGTACTCGGTCGGGACGACGTGCGCGCCCAGGTAGGTCACCTCGTCGGTGACCTCGGCGGCGATCCGGGCGAGCCGTGCCTCGTCCGCCACGGTGAGGCCGTACCCGGTCTTCACCTCGAAGGTGGTCGTCCCCTGCGCGTGCAGCTCGGCGACGAGACCGGCGAGACGTCGGCGCAGCTCGTCGTCGCTCGCCGCCCGGGTCGCGGCCACGGTCCGCCGTATGCCCCCGGCAGCATACGGCTCGCCTGCCATCCGCGCCTCGAACTCGTCCGCGCGGTCTCCGCCGAACACCAGGTGCGTGTGGCTGTCCACGAAGCCCGGGATGACCGCTCGGCCACCAGCATCCACCACCTCAATCCGTCCCCGCGAGACTGCATCCGCGCCTCGAGACTGTGGCGCAAGCCCGCTGTCTCGAGCACCCGATGCAGTCTCGCGGTCTAGGGGGGCGGCGACCCATACGATGCGGTCGCCCTCGATCAGCACTGCGGCGTCGTGCAGCGTGCCGCAGGGGTCACCGTCCGCGGCGACGTTGGTAGTCAGCTCGCCGATGTTCGTGATCAGGGTTGCGCCGCTCACAGCATCGGCACCTTCAGCCCGCGTTCCCGGGCGACGTCCTTCGCGCGGTCGTAGCCGGCGTCGACGTGTCGCATCACGCCGGTACCGGGGTCGTTGGTCAGCACGCGGGCCAGCTTCTCCGCCGCCAGCACCGTGCCGTCCGCGACGGTCACCTGCCCGGCATGGATGCTGCGCCCGATGCCCACGCCTCCCCCGTGGTGGATCGAGACCCAAGACGCGCCCGACGCGGTGGTCAGCAGCGCGTTCAGCAGCGGCCAGTCCGCGATGGCGTCGGAGCCGTCCGCCATAGCCTCCGTTTCGCGGTACGGCGACGCGACCGATCCCGCGTCGAGGTGGTCGCGCCCGATCACGATCGGGGCGGCCAGTTCCCCGGAGGCGACCATCTCGTTGAACTTCAGTCCGGCGAGGTGCCGCTCCTGGTAGCCCAGCCAGCAGATGCGGGCGGGCAGCCCTTCGAAGTGCACGGTCGAGCCGGCCTTGTCGAGCCAGCGCACCAAGCCGGCGTTGTCCGGGAACAGCGCCTTCACCGCCGCGTCGGTCTTGCGGATGTCCTCCGGGTCTCCGGAGAGGGCCACCCAGCGGAACGGACCCCGCCCCTCCGCGAACTGCGGGCGGATGTACGCCGGCACGAACCCGGGGAATTCGAACGCCCGGGCGAAGCCGCCCAGCTGCGCCTCGGCGCGGATCGAGTTGCCGTAGTCGAAGACCTCCGCACCGGCATCCTGGAAGCCGACCATCGCCGCGACCTGCTTGACCATGCTCCCGCGCGCCCGTGCGGTGAACCCCTCGGGATCACGTTCCGCCTCGGCGCGCCAGTCCGCGACATCGATCCCGACCGGCAGGTAGGCCAGGGGGTCGTGCGCGCTGGTCTGATCGGTCACGATGTCGATCGGGGTGCCGCGCAGGAGCAGATCGGGAAAGACCAGTGCGGTGTTTCCGACCACTCCCACACTGAGCGCGCGGCCCTCGTTCCTGGCCGCGACCACACGGTCGACGGCTTCGTCGAGGTCGGTCGTGTACTCGTCGAGATACCCGTGTTCCGCGCGCCGCGCGAGGCGGGATTCGTCCACGTCGACGATCAGGACCGCCCCCCCGTTCATCGTGACCGCCAGCGGCTGCGCGCCGCCCATGCCACCGCATCCGCCGGTCAGGGTCAGCGTGCCCGCAAGCGAGTCGCGCCCCAGGGACCGGGCCACGGCCGCGAAGGTCTCGTAGGTGCCCTGCAGGATGCCCTGCGTTCCGATGTAGATCCACGAACCCGCCGTCATCTGCCCGTACATGGTGAGACCGAGCTGCTCGAGCCGGCGGAACTCCGGCCAGGTGGCCCAGTCGCCGACGAGGTTCGAGTTGGCGATCAGCACCCTCGGTGCCCACTCGTGGGTGCGGAACACGCCCACCGGCTTGCCGGACTGCACCAGCAGGGTCTCGTCCGGCTCCAGCTCGTCCAGAGTGCGCACGATGGCGTCGTACGCCGCCCAGCTGCGGGCTGCCTTGCCGGTCCCCCCATAGACGACGAGATCCTCCGGGTGCTCTGCGACCTCGGGATCGAGGTTGTTCATGAGCATCCGCTTGGCCGCTTCGGCGCCCCAGCTCTTCGCGGTGCGGACGTTGCCGCGCGCGGCGCGGACGGTGCGGGCATCGGTGACCGGGTTCATCGGAGTGCTCCTTCTGCGGCGCGCACGACCTGGCCGGAGAGCACCAGAGCGGTCACCGCCTCGATGTCGGGCGAGAGGTGATGATCGCTGCCGGGCCCCCGCGCGACCGTGCGCACCAGATCCCGCACCGCACCGGTGGCGGGACCGGGCTGCAGGGGTGTGCGCAGGTCGATCGCGCGAGCGCCGGTGAGCACTTCGATGGCCAGCACCCGGGCGAGCCCGTCGATCCCGCGGCGCAGCTTGCGCGCGGCCGCCCACCCCATCGAGACGTGGTCCTCCTGCATCGCGCTGGAGGGGATGGAATCGACGGATGCCGGGACCGCGAGTCGCTTGAGCTCCGACACGATCCCGGCCGCAGCGTACTGGGCGATCATGAGCCCGGAGTCGACGCCGACCTCGTGCGCCAGGAACGGAGGAAGCCCCTGGTTGCGCCCGGGGTCCAGCGCGCGATCCGTGCGCCGTTCCGAGATCGAGGCCACGTCGGCCGTGGCGATGGCCAGGAAGTCCAGGACATAGCCGATCGGGGCACCGTGGAAGTTGCCGTTGGACTCCACGCCGCCGGCGTCGGTGATCACCGGGTTGTCCACGGCCGAGATCAGTTCTCGCGAGGCGATCGTGCGCGCGTGCTCGACGGTGTCCCGCGCGGCCCCGTGCACCTGAGGTGCGCAGCGCAGCGAGTAGGCGTCCTGCACACGTGTGCACTCCGGTCCTTTGTGCGAGGCCACGATCGGCGAGCCGCCGAGATACGCACGCAGGTTGCCCGCCGATGCCGCCTGCCCCACCTGGGGGCGCAGATCCATCAGGCCGGCAGCGAACACCGCGTCGGTGCCGAGCTGGCTCTCGATGGACATCGCGGCCGCGACATCGGCGGTCTCCAGCAGGATCGACAGGTCGTGGAGTGCCAGCAGCAGCATCCCCAGCATCCCGTCGGTGCCGTTGATCAGCGCCAGCCCTTCTTTCTCGCGCAGCACCAGCGGGGCGATACCCGCGTCGTGGAGTGCGGCCGCGGCCGGCACCGCCTCGTCCGCGTCGTTTCGGACATCGCCTTCGCCCATCGCGGCGAGCGCCACGTGCGCGAGCGGGGAGAGATCGCCTGAGCAGCCGAGCGATCCGTACTCCCGCACGATCGGGGTGATCCCGGCGTTGAGCATCGCCGCGTAGGTGTGGACCACGACCGGCCGCACCCCGGTGTGCCCGGTGGCGAGCGTCCGCAGGCGCAGGAGCTGCAGCGCGCGGATGACTTCGCGCTCCACTTCGGCTCCGGTCCCGGCGGCGTGCGAGCGGATGAGGCTGGACTGCAGCTGAGCCCGGCGGTCGGCTGCGATGAACGTCGTGGCCAGCGCGCCGAAGCCGGTCGAGATGCCATAGCGCGGTTTCGGGTCCACGGCGAGTCCCTCGATGAGGGCACGGGATGCCGCAACCGCGCGCAGCGCGCCGGCATCCAGTTCGATGCGCGCCCCGTGCCGGGCGACCGCCACGACCTGTTCGGCGCGCATCGGCTCGGCGCCGACGACGACCGCGGTGTCGGTGAGGCTGCTCATGGGTTGATTCCACACCCGCGGGCTCGCGGGAAACAGAGGACCGTGCCATCCTGTGTCTGTCATGCCAGACACCTCTTCGCCGCACCCTCAAGTGCCGGCCGCCGATCAGACGCTGCGGATCCTGTCGCTGCTGGCCGGTCAGCCCGGGCCGATCGCGGCCCGCACGATCGCGGCGCAGCTGGGCGTGCCGCGATCGAGTGTCTACCACCTGCTTGCCACCCTCGAAGAGCACGGCTACGTCGTGCACCTGCCCGCAGAGCGTCGCTGGGGACTCGGCACAGCCGCGTTCGAGCTCGCTGGCGGGTACGCCCGGCAGCAGCCGCTCGCGCTGCTCGGCCGGACGCTGATCGCGGCGCTGGCCGACCGGTCCGGCGAGAGCGCGCACCTGGCCGTGATGACGGGCCGGGACGTGCTGTACCTCGTCGAGGAGCGCGCGCCGCGCCGCCCGGCGCTGGTGACCGATGTCGGCGTCCGCCTGCCCGCGCATCTGACCGCGTCAGGACGTTCCATGCTCGCCGCCCTGCCGCGCGAGCAGGTGCGGGCGCTGTACCCGGATGCCGCATCCTTCGCCGATCGGACCGGGCGCGGTCCCGCCCGCCCCCGCGAGCTGCATGATGTGCTGCGGCGGGTGCGCGCCGACGGCTACGCCACCGAGGACGGCGAGGTCACACTGGGCCTGCGCTCGGTGGGCGTCGCGGTGCGCGACCACACCGGGTGGCCGATCGCGGCGCTTGCGGTGACCTATCCCGGTGACACCCCGCAGCAGGTCGCCGCGCTGGCCGACCTCATCGCACCCGCCGCCGCCGAGCTGGGGCGCCGGATCGGTGGTCGCGGCGCTAGCGGACGATGAGGCGAGGCTCCACCAGCACGTGCGCCGGCGCCGTGTCGCGGTCGCGCAGCTCCACCGCCGAACCCGTCGTTCCCATCAGGCCGTCCAGGACGGCGGCGGCGACCAGCTCGGGCGACTGCTCGATGCTCGAGATCCCGAGGGCCTCGGCGACCGGGGTGTTGTCGAACCCGAAGACCGGCAGGTCGCGCCGGCCGGCGTCGGCGGCGGCGAGGTGCGCCGCGACCGCGTGCGAGTCGCTGACGCAGACCAGGGCATCCAGCTCGCGGAGGGTCTGTGCACGGGCGAAGACCTGTGCCATGACGTCGCGAGCGCGGGCGAGCCCTTCGGTCGCCTCGAAGCGCGGGCCGTCGGCGGCGGCCTGCGTGATGGCCTCCCGCCATCCCCGCTCCCGGTCGTCGCCGGTGCCGCCGTCCGGGGGCCATCCGAAGAAGCCGACCCGCGGCCCGGCGGTCGCGATCGCGTGCGCCGTGGCCGCTCGGGTCCCGGCGGCGCCGTCCACGTCCACCCAGGTGTGCGCCGAGCTGTAGACGTCATCGCCGCCCCACGGCCGGCCGAACGAGACGAACGGCACGTCCCGCTGCATCAGCCAGCCCGTGCGCGGGTCGCCGAAGAACGTGCCGGTGATCACGACTCCGTCGATCTCGGCACCGTCGATGAGATCGCCGAGCCGGGCGATCTCCTCGTCGGCGGATCGTGCGCTGTAGATGAGCACGCGCATGCCACGCTCGCCCGCCCGCTCCGTGAGGGCGTGCACGAACCGGTCGAGGATGACGCCGGAGATCCCCCCCGAGTAGGGGTCCAAGTGCACGCCGAGGGTCGAACTGCGCCGCGTGCGGAGGCGACGCGCGGCCGCGTGCGGACGATAGGCGAGATCCGCGATCGCCCGCTGCACCCGCTCCCGGGTCGCCTCACGGACGATGCCCGGCGAATTGAGGACGTTCGATACGGTCTGCCGCGAGACGCCCGCCGCGCGCGCGACGTCTTCGACCGTCGGCGGCTTGGCCATCATTCCCCCGGATCTTCATGCATCGGAACGTTCAAATCGTTACCGCATAGTACAGCGCAGGGGGTTGACACTCCCGCGGCGCGGCTCTTAACGTTCCTCCAAGCGATCAGTTTGATCGTTCAAAGATCGGAACGACAAAAAGAAGGGTCCGATGACCTCGCCCCCACTGAGGTCACTGCGGTGTTTATCAAAGGAGACGGACATGACACGCAAGACACGCGCGCTGACGGGTGCCGGTGCGCTCGTCGTCGCAGGAGCACTGGTGTTGAGCGGATGCGGCGGCGGCTCGGGATTCGATGACACCGGCGACTCCGGAGGCGAAGGCGGGCTGACCTCCTCGGACGACGCGCTCACCATCCTGATCGGCTCCAGCGGCGAGGCGGAGACGGCAGCGGTCGAAGATGCCGTCGCGGCGTGGTCCGAGGAGTCCGGCGTGGAGGCGACGGTTTCGGTGGCCAACGACCTTCCGCAGCAGCTGTCCCAGGGCTTCGCCGGCGGTTCCCCGCCGGATCTGTTCTACCTGGCTCCCGAGGCGCTGGCCGGCTACGCGGGCAACGGATCTCTGGTCGCCTACGGTGACGAGTTGGACAACAAAGACGACTTCTACCCGTCGCTGGTGGAGAACTTCACCCTCGACGGCGAGTTCTACTGCGCCCCGAAGGACTTCTCCACGCTCGCCCTGATCATCAACACCGACCTGTGGGCCGCAGCCGGCCTGACCGAGGCGGACATTCCCGCGACCTGGGAGGACCTCACCGCCGTCACCAAGACGCTGACGACGGGTGGCGCGGTGGGTCTGGCGTTCGGCCCGGAGTACCAGCGGGTCGGAACCTTCATGGCGCAGGCCGGCGGGAGTCTGCTCGCGGACGGCGAGCCGGTGGCCGACAGCGCCGAGAACGTCGAGGCCTTGGAGTACGTGCAGGCACGCCTGCAGGACGGCACGTTCGCCTTCTCGACCGACATCGGGGCGAGCTGGGGCGGTGAGGCGTTCGGCAACCAGCTGGCCGCGATGGTGATCGAGGGCAACTGGATCACCGGCGCACTGAGCGCCGACTACCCGGATGTCGCGTACGCCGTCGCCGAACTGCCGGCCGGCCCCGCCGGCCAGGGCACGCTGCAGTTCACGAACTGCTGGGGTATGGCCGCGGACAGCCCGAACCAGGAGGCCGCGCTCAGCCTGGTGGAGTTCCTGACCTCCACCGATCAGCAGCTGGCCTTCTCCGAGGCATTCGGGCCGATGCCGTCGATCCAGTCCGCCGCAGATGCGTGGACGGAGGCCAACCCCGACCTCAGTGCATTCCTGACCGGCGCGGACTACGCCCAGTTCCCGCCCACCGTGGAGGGAGCGACCGACGTCATCGCGGACTTCAACGCACAGCTGGAGTCGCTGAAGAACGGGAACCCGCAGGAGATCCTGGATTCGGTGCAGACCAACCTCGAGGCCGTGGTCGGCTGACATGACCGCCCAGGTCAGCACCCCTCGCCGCGGCCGGTTCTCCGGGATCCGCCGCGGCGAGGGACTTGCCGGATGGCTGTTCACCGCGCCGATCATCGTCATCCTCGGCGTCTTCCTGTTCATCCCGGTGCTGATGGCGCTGTGGGTGAGCTTCTCCGACTGGTCAGGGCGCGGCAGCCCGCTGTCTCCGAGCGTCGGATTCGTGGGGCTGGACAACTACGCGGCGGTGACGACGGGAGGCGGCCTTCCGGAACGGAACTTCGGCATCGCGCTGCGCAACAACGCCTGGTACGTGCTGCTGGTCGTTCCGCTGCAGACGATCCTGGCCCTGTTCCTGGCGACGCTGGTCAATCGTGCGATCCTGCGCGGCCGCGGCTTTTTCCGCACGGCGTTCTACTTTCCGTCGGTGACCAGCTCGGTGGCCATCACCGTGCTGTGGCTGTTCCTGTTCTCCACCACCGGCGTCATCAACGAGGTGCTCTCGTGGGTGGGCATCAACGGGCCGAACTGGTTCGCCGATCCGCGGGGCATCGTTCATGTCGCACTGGGCGGCGTCGGCGTCCGGAAGGGTCCCGAAGCGCTGACGGGCGGCGGATTCCTCGGCATCTCGTGGTGGGAGTGGCTCGCCGGCCCCTCGATCGCGATGAGCGCGTTCATCCTGATGGCGATCTTCACGACCAGCGGAACGATGATGCTGCTGTTCATCGCGGCGCTGCAGAACGTCGGCGTCGAACTGGGCGAGGCGGGGATGATGGACGGCGCCACCGGCTGGCAGCGGTTCTGGCACATCACGCTCCCGCAGCTGCGCCCGACGCTGTTCACGGTGCTCACCCTCGGTCTGATCGGGGGCTGGCAGGTGTTCGACCAGATCTACACCGGGACCCAGGGCGGCCCTGCCAAGACGACGGTGACCCCGGCGTACCTGACCTACCAGGCCGCCTTCATCAACCAGGACTGGGGGCAGGGCGCCGCGATCGCGTTCATCCTGTTCCTGATCATCATCTTCTTCGCAGCCCTGCAGCGGTGGGCGCTGCGCGACCGGCCGGTGTCCAAGCGCCGAGCGCGGCAATACCAGGTGAAGGGAAAGACCTCATGACCGTCACCGCCGTACCGGAAACGGCCGCCGTCGCACCGCCCGCGCCCCCGCAGCGGACCCGGAGGTGGGCCGCTCGCGCCCGCTGGGGCCAAGTCGTGCTGTACTCCGTCCTGATCGTGCTCGCGATCATCTACATCTACCCGTTCCTGGTCCAGGTCGCCACGTCGTTCAAGACGGATGCCGAGGCCACTGCCGATCCCATCTCCCTCATCCCGAGCGTGTTCTCGCTGGCCGCATACGAACGCCTGTTCACGCGCAGCGACTTCCCGCTGTGGGCGATGAACTCGGCGATCGTGACGATCAGCGTCACCCTCGGCCGGGTGTTCTTCGTGTCCCTGGCCGGTTACGCGTTGGCTCGTCTGAGGTTCCGCGGACGCGGCGTCATCTTCGCCCTGGTCGTGGCCGTGATGGCGGTTCCCAGCGTCGTGCTGCTGATCCCGAAGTTCCTCGTCCTCAACCAGATCGGCATCTACAACTCGTACGTGGGCATGATCCTGCCGCTGCTGGTGGATGCCGCCGGCGTGTTCATCATGAAGAACTTCTTCGAGTCGATCCCGGCCGCGATCGAGGAGCAGGCCCGGATCGACGGGG from Microbacterium sp. zg-B185 includes:
- a CDS encoding carbohydrate ABC transporter permease, producing the protein MTVTAVPETAAVAPPAPPQRTRRWAARARWGQVVLYSVLIVLAIIYIYPFLVQVATSFKTDAEATADPISLIPSVFSLAAYERLFTRSDFPLWAMNSAIVTISVTLGRVFFVSLAGYALARLRFRGRGVIFALVVAVMAVPSVVLLIPKFLVLNQIGIYNSYVGMILPLLVDAAGVFIMKNFFESIPAAIEEQARIDGAGTFRVFWSVVLPMARPALITIVILSFQGSWNELGHFIVSTQSPELTTLTKGVASLASGQLGQGNQYPLKLAAAAIMTIPVAVMFFIFQKKIMNTAEGALKG